In the Pedobacter cryoconitis genome, GATTACCGCACTAGAGGCTACGAATAGTAAAGCTCACGTGTTCTTTTCTTCTTCATCGCAAGAAGAGAAAGACAACTTATATGGTAAAAGTAAAAAAGAAGGGCGGGAACTTTTCATCAACTGGGCGAAAAGAGCAGGGGCTAAGTTTACAGGGTTTATTATTCCCAATGTATTTGGTCCTTTTGGTGCGCCATATTATAATTCATTCATTGCTACATTCAGCCATCAGCTAGCGCACAATGAACAGCCGAAAATTGAAACCGATGGTATAGTTAAGCTTATATATGTTGGTGATTTAATAAACAATATTATCACCGAATTCAGAAAGGGTGAAGGAAATGACCTTCTGGTAATTCCACATACTGACGAACATAAGGTGACTACCATCCTCTCATTTTTAGAAGGTTACAAAACTCAATACCTGGAATTAGGTATAGTTCCTGAAATCAATAGTAAATTTGAGCTGAATCTGTTTAATACTTTCAGGTGTTATATTGATATTAAAAATCATTATCCTGTTAAATACGTTCAGCATACGGATCCCCGGGGTGTATTTGTAGAAGTAATCAGGTTAAACATTGGCGGACAAGTTTCATTTTCCCGCACGGTACCTGGTATCACCAGAGGAAATCATTACCACACACGTAAAATTGAGCGTTTTGCGGTGATTAAAGGAAAAGCGCTGATACAATTACGCAGGATTGGAACTGATGAAGTACATGACTTCTATCTGGATGGTGAGGAACCTGCATATGTGGATATGCCTATTTGGTATACTCATAATATTAAAAACATTGGTGAAGAAGAGTTATTTACTAATTTCTGGATTAATGAGTTTTATGACCCATCAGATCCGGATACCTATTTTGAAAATGTTTAAAATTAATCTTTAAAGAGAAGCGTAATACCTATATGAAATCGAGACTTAAAGTAATGACCGTAGTCGGTACCCGACCAGAAATTATTAGATTGGCTAGAGTAATGGCTGCATTGGATGCTTCTGATGCAATTGAACATATTATAGTTCATACAGGTCAGAACTATGATTATGAATTGAATCAAATATTTTTTGATGATTTAGCTATTCGTAAACCAGATTTCTTTTTAAACGCGGCCGGAGCAACAGCTACAGAAACTATAGGACAGATTTTAATTAAAATAGATCCATTATTAGCGTCAGAAAACCCCGATGCATTCCTGGTATTGGGAGACACTAATTCTTGTTTATGTGCTATTCCTGCAAAGAAACGTCAAATCCCGATTTTCCATATGGAAGCTGGTAACCGTTGTTTTGATCAGCGTGTTCCTGAAGAAACAAACCGCAAGATTGTAGATCATATTTCTGATATAAATTTAACTTACAGTGATATTGCACGTGAATATCTTTTACGTGAAGGAATGTCTGCTGACAGAATTATCAAGACAGGGTCTCCAATGTTTGAAGTGCTTGGACATTATTTGCCGCAGATAGAAAAATCTGATATCCTTACCCGGTTAAACTTAGAAAAGCATAAGTACTTCGTGATTTCTTCTCACAGGGAAGAGAACATTAGCAGTGAAAGCAATTTTACTAATTTAATGAAGAGTCTGAACCTGATTGCAGAAACTTACAAGTTTCCAATTATAGTGAGTACACATCCACGTACAAGAAATATGATTGATGCTAAAAAGATTGAGATGAGGCCGGAAATTCAGTTTCTTAAGCCAATGGGTTTCAATGATTACAATGCTTTACAAATGAACTCTTATGCAGTATTATCTGATAGTGGTACGATCTCTGAGGAGTCTTCTACTTTGAATTTTCCTGCATTAAATTTAAGAGAAGCGCATGAGAGACCTGAGGCTATGGAAGAAGCATCAGTGATGATGGTTGGTATGAATCCTGAAAGAATCATGCAAGCTTTGATCCAATTAAAGTATCAGAAACGGGGAGAAGAACGTAATTTCAGAAAGGTTGCAGATTACTCCATGCCGAATGTATCTGATAAAGTAGTAAGAATAATAATAAGTTATGTTGATTATATCAAACGTGTAGTTTGGAGCAAAGAGAGTTATTAATGGATGTATCTGTAATTATTCCAATGTATAATGCTGAATCGTCTATTCAAAGATGTGTAAGCTCTGTTATTAATCAAACTTATAAAGGAAGTGTAGAAATTATCATTGTTAATGATGGGAGTACTGACAATGGAAAGCTACTTGTCGATGATTATATAGTTAAGAATGCGCATGCTAATATCATTTTGATTGATAAAGAAAATGGTGGGGTATCCAGTGCAAGAAATGAAGGTATGAAAGTATCATCGGGAGATTTTATTGCATTTTTAGATTCAGATGATGAGTGGTTACCTTCTAAGTTACAGCGACAATTGGAAATCCTGGAAAAAGATACTTCAATTGATTTTTTAGCTGGTATAATATTTGAAGCTCCTGAAGAGCAAAGTGGAAGATTAAAAGAGATAGTCCTTAAGAATTTAATATTTAAGAATTATTTTCAACCTTCAACTGTTATAATGAAAAAGGAAGTTTATGCAACTATAGGTGATTTTAATGAATCCCAAAGGTTTGCTGAGGAGGGGAATTATTTTATGCGCATTGCCAGTCAATTCAAATGTGCTCTTTTATATGAAAAATTAATTGTGTACGGAGATGGAAAAAGTGGATTTGGCGAAAGTGGTTTAAGTGCAAATTTACTTGAAATGGAAAAGGGGGAATTATTGAACTTAAGATTCGCGTATACTAATGGTTATATTAATGGTCCCGTTTATATTTTAGCTAAAAGTTACTCTTTACTGAAATACTTAAGAAGGATCCTGATTGTTAAAATGCGGAAAATATGATTTCAAGATATGGAGTAAAAGGTACTATCGAGTTACTTATCTCTCTTATTTATACCAAATTATTTCACTCAAAATCAAGAATAATAAGATTGCCTTTTGATATTAGAAACAAGAAATATATTGATCTTGGTGAAAGGTTAACTACGGGTGCAGGGTGTAGATTGGAGGCTTTTCCGTTAGATAATAAAATTACCTTACACATTGGTAAAGACGTTCAAATAAATGACTATGTTCATATTACTGCCATGGAAGAGGTTCGGATTGGTAATAATGTTCTTTTAGCAAGTAAAATTTATATCTCGGATTGTTCACATGGTAGTTATGCTGGGAATGAAGACGATAGCAGCCCGGAAGTCCCTCCTGTACAGAGAAAATTAGTAGCAAAACCGGTAATTATTGAGGATAATGTCTGGCTCGGAGAATTTGTGAGTGTTTTGCCAGGTGTTACGATTGGCAAAGGTACAATTGTTGGCGCAAATTCTGTCGTTACTAAAAGTTTACCACCTTTTGTAATTGCTGTTGGTACTCCAGCTATTCCGATAAAAAGATTTAATGTTGAAACCGAAAGATGGGAAAAAACTAACCCTGACGGCTCATTTATTACTAATTAAAGAGAAAGACGATACGATATGAAGAATATATTAATAACTGGTGGAGCAGGTTTTATAGGCTCGAACCTGGCACTAAAACTTATAGATAAGGGATACACTCTTACAGTATTAGATAACCTTTCTCCTCAGATACATGGTGAGAATCCATATGAAACATCTCCATTATATAAAAGTATAGAAGGAAAAGTTAAATTTATTAAAGGTTCCGTAACTGATAAGTCGGCTTGGGAAGAAGCATTGGAAGGTCAGGATGCTGTAGTACACTATGCCGCAGAAACGGGTACTGGTCAGTCCATGTATGAAATACATAAGTATGTAGATGTTAATATTAACGGTACTGCGTTAATGTTGGATATTTTGGCAAATAGTAAAGCTCATAACGTAAAAAAGGTTATTGTTGCTTCTTCAAGGTCAATTTATGGAGAGGGCAAATATGAAAGTCCGGAGTATGGAATTGTTTATCCGTTACATCGGAAAGACGATTTTATGTCAAAGGGCGATTACGACGTAAAATATAAAGATAGTTCTGATTTAACACTGCTGGCGACTGATGAAGAGTCCAAAATACACCCTTCTTCAGTTTATGGGATTACAAAACAAAACCAGGAACAAATGGTGATGACGGTTTGTCCTACCATTGGTATTTCAGCAGTTGCTTTCAGGTACCAAAATGTATATGGCCCGGGTCAGTCACTCAAAAATCCTTATACCGGAATACTCTCAATTTTCTCTACGCAAATCAAAAATGGTAATACCATCAATATCTTTGAAGATGGTAAAGAAAGCCGGGATTTTGTATTTATTGATGATGTAGTAGATGCTACAATTTTGGGACTGGAAAAAGACGAAGCTAACAATGAAGTTTTTAATGTTGGAACTGGTGTGGCAACTGATGTGATGACAGTGGCGAATTCCTTAGTAGATTGTTATAAAATCAATGTACCAATTAATATTACAGGTAATTACAGACTTGGTGATATCAGACATAATTTTGCTGATTTAAATAAGATTGGGACTAAACTTGGATTTCAACCAAAAGTGATGTTTGCTGAAGGAATTCAAAAATTTACTGCATGGGTAAATAAACAGGATATTGAGGAAGATAACTATTCAAAATCCATAGAAGAAATGAAAGAAAAGGGGCTCTTTAAATGATAATCAGAGAGGCGCTAAAGGACAAGAACATTTTATTTTTCTCTGTTCAAACTTTTGATCTTGAGAAAGAGATTATAAATAAACTTGAAGAGTTTGGTGCAAATGTTCATTATTATGATGAAAGGCCTGCCAATAATAATTTTACTAAGGGAATAATCAGACTTAAAAGAAGTCTATATCAGACTACCATAGATAACTATTATAAAAATATATTAAATAGTGTCTCACAGAATGTAGTTTTTGATTATTTGTTTGTAAACAGGGGAGAGGTTATACCGGCATTCTTTTTAGAAGAATTCAGGATACTTCAACCAGACTGTGAGTTTATATTTTATACATGGGACTCATTTACCAATCATAAACACCCGATAACAATTTTAAAGTATTTTAATCGTAAACTTACTTTTGATCCTGAGGATGCGGTAAAATACAATATTAATTTCAGACCATTATTTTATTTGGATGCTTACAAGGATGTCAAAAATGAAGTTTTGGAATATGATACTTTATTTCTGGGTACTGCCCATTCGGATCGCTATAAAATAAGTTCTGAAATTGGTCAATGGTGTGTTAAAAATAACCTAAAGATTTTCTGTTATTATTACATGCATGGCCGGTTAGTTTACCTCTATAAAAGAATCTTTGATAAGACATTTAAGCAGTTCGATTATAGGAAGCTAAGTTTTAAGTCATTGAAATTAAATGATATTGTTAATCTTTACCGGAAGTCTAAAGTAATTTTGGATATCAATCACCCGCATCAGAAGGGGCTAACGATGCGTACTTTTGAAGCAATAGGAGCCAGAAGGAAACTAATTACTACGAATAAGGAAATTTTAAAATTTCCATTTTATAATCCTAATAATATTTACATCATAGAAAGGGATCATATTTTACTAGATAAAGCATTCTTTAAGACTGATTATCAGGATATAGAAAATGATATTTATGATAAACTTTCTATGGAAGGATGGCTTTATAATATATTCATAGATGCAGAAGCATCCTTCTGGAACAAATGTTTATAATTCATATTATTTTAAAATGGACTCAAATATTCTAATCACTGGCTCTTCTGGTTTTGTAGGTCAAAACTTAATCCGCTATTTATCTGAAAATGGTTTGTCTTCAAAATTAATATCCAGGCAAGAACTATATGAGATAAATGATAAATCAATTGTGAATTCTCAGGCAATTGTACATTTAGCTGGCAAGGCCCATGATTTAAAAAAGACATCGCAGCCTGATGAATATTATCAGGTGAATTTTGAGATAACGAAGAAATTGTATGATATATTTCTTCAGTCAGGCGCAGAAAAATTCATTTACTTAAGCTCTGTAAAAGCTATTGCAGATACAGTTGAGGGAGTTTTAACAGAAGATGCAGTTGCGAATCCTCAAACACATTATGGTAAATCTAAATGGCAAGCTGAAGAATATATAAAGCAACAGCCATTACCAGCAGGTAAATCGTATTATATACTGCGTCCGTGTATGATTCATGGTGCTGGAAATAAAGGCAATTTAAATTTGTTATATAAATTCGTTCAGAAAGGGTTGCCTTATCCTTTAGCTGCTTTTGATAATAAACGGTCTTTTTTAAGTGTGGACAACCTGTGTTTCGTAATCAGGGAATTGATCATTAGCGATAAGGTGTCATCGGGTTGCTATCAAGTAGCGGATGATGAAGCTTTATCTACCAATGAGGTTATCTCAATTTTGAACGAGTCATTGGATAAAAAACCAAGACTTTGGAAAATACCAGCTAAACTAATTCAGACAGTTGCAGCAATTGGAGACTGGTTGAAATTACCTTTAAATACAGAAAGGTTACATAAAATGACTGAGAATTATGTGGTTAGTAATGCTAAAATAAAAAAAGCATTGCAGGCTGAATTTCCTTTGACAGCAAGAGCAGGGCTACGTTTTACTGCTGAATCTTTTAAAAAAACTGCTGATTATTAACAGCAATCTATTAGTTAACCCTATTTATGAATATAATCCTGCTTCTTGTCATCTTCATTTTACTATTTATAACAGAATTGATCTATTTCAGGATAGCTGACAAATTTAATATTATTGATCAGCCTAACCATAGAAGTTCTCATACCGGTATCACCTTAAGGGGTGGAGGTATTATATTTGCGATGGGAATGTTGTTTTATCCACTTTATTTTGGTTTTGAATACAGCTATTTTCTTTTGGGCTTATTAGCCATTGCATTGATCAGTTTTATGGATGATATAAAACCTGTGAGCAATAAAATAAGAATAGTGTTTCACTTAATTGGTGTAGCACTTATGTTTTATCAATTAGGCCTTTTCAATCTCCCTTTTTATTGGATCATCCTTGCATTAATCCTTGTGATTGGAAGTATTAATGCAATTAACTTTATGGATGGTATTAATGGAATTACAGGTTCATATGCATTAATCACCCTCTGTACCTTACTTTATGTGAATATTTATGTTGCACCATTCGTAGCTTCAGACCTCTTGATTGTAGCTATCATCTCGGTTATTGTATTTAATTTTTTTAATTTCAGAAAAAAAGCGAAATGCTTCGCTGGTGATGTAGGCAGTGTAAGTATTGCTTTTATTATCCTTTTTTTCTTGCTTAAGCTGATGATCAAAACAGAAGATTTTAGTTACCTGTTATTCCTTCTTCTTTATGGATTGGATACTGTGACTACCATATTTTTCAGGCTTATCCGTAAAGAAAATATCTTTGATGCACATCGAAGCCATTTTTATCAATATTGGGCAAATGAAAGAAAAATGTCTCATTTGGTTGTCTCTGCAATCTATGCAATAGTCCAGTTAGCCATCAATGCATTAATCTTGTTTTTAGTTCCACACACCATATTTGTAATTTGTCTGTCTTTAGTATTTAGTACTGTCATATTTGTAATATTAAGATATGTTCAGGAAGGTTCAGAGAGATTAACTGCACATTAGGTTCTTTTAATCTGTATTTTACCAAGAATTATGTTGAATAATATATCTTTGTTACATGAACTGTACGAAATTTAAGCTCGTCTTTTGTATTCTCTTTACACTAGTGATTGGTAAGGCAAATGCACAATCTGAGCTATTGCCCCTGGGCCATGATCTTAATAATAATTTAGGGAAGGATATCTATTTTAATAACTCAAAACGCAGCCACACGGCTTTGCTTCCTTATATAGCGAATGATATTGATACTTTAGGAAGAGATAGCCTGTTGAAAAGAGTAATGCCTTTAGAAAAAGACTGGCAGCGTAAAAACTGGCTTTTCAGAAAAATCTTCCAGGAGCATCTGGTAGAGGTTAATGATAAAGATTATTCTTTTTATCTGGATTTTATTCCTGATATGCAGATTGGCAAACAGGCTGGTAATACGATCTGGTTAAATACAAGAGGGATTGAACTAGGTGGAAAAATAGGCAGCAAGTTTGCATTCACCAGTCATTTCTATGAAAACCAGGGGAAATTCGCACAGTACATGACAGATTATATCAGGACAAATAAAGTTGTTCCTGGACAAGGTCATGCCAAAACTTATGGTGTGGGTGGGTTTGACTACGCTTATTCTGGAGGAACCTTATCTTATACACCTTCAAAGTATGTCAACTTTCAATTAGGCTATGATAAAAACTTTATCGGAGATGGTTACAGGTCTTTATTACTATCAGATAATTCTTTTAATTATCCTTTTTTTAAGGTAACAGCTACCTTGGGAAAGGTACGTTATATGGCTATGTGGGCTCAATTCATAGACATGTATGATACCCCATTTGATGACGAAACACCTTATCCGAAAAAATATGGCCTATTTCATTACCTCAGCTGGAATGTGACTAAAAGGTTAAGCTTAGGGCTGTTTGAAAATATAATGTGGCGCCCAAGAGGATTCGATTTCAGTTATGTGAATCCAGTTATGTTTATGAGACCTACTGAGTATGCAAATGGGTCCCCTGATAAAGCACTGATAGGATTAAATGCAAGTTATAAAATAGCTGACCGTTATGTTGCTTATGGTCAATTGATGATCAATGAATTTACCTTTAAAGAGGTGTTTGCAAATAATGGTTACTGGGCAAATAAACAAGGTGGCCAGTTAGGTATTAAAGGATTTGATGCTTTTAAGGTGAAAAACCTTTTTGTTCAGGTGGAAATGAACAGAGTAAGGCCTTATTCTTATTCAGCAACTGATCATTATAAAAATTACGGGCACTATAACCAATCTCTTGCACATCCTTATGGTGCTAATTTTGCAGAGTATCTGGGTATTGTTAATTACAGGTATAAAAGATTTGATTTAAGGTTGCAAATGAATGCTGCGACTTATGGGCTGGACATTAATGGTCTTAACTACGGAAAGGACATCTATAAATCATATACTACCCGTGTAGATAATTATGGTGTGAACATCGGTCATGGCTTAAAAACTAATCTGCTTATTGCTGATGCAAAAGTAGGCTATCTTTTAAATCCGAAAAACAATCTCCGATTGGAATTTGGTGCTACTTACAGAAAAGAAAGTAACAGTGAATTTAATGATAAGCAACGATTTTTCACTATAGGATTACGTTCGTCATTCAGAAATTTATATGCTGATTTTTAGACTTTTTAAATGGAGTTAAATCGTCTTAATGAAGACTGAAAAGCTTAATTTGAATAGTTAATTTGTTAAAAACATTAGTTTTTTGCTAGATTTGGGGATTATTAATCTTAGAAGTCCACCCGGATTTGCATGAAAACAAGGTCAACTTATTCATAGACTTTTATTAAGGAAATACAAATGAAAAATATTGCAATTATAGGTGCCGGCGGTTTTGGACGGGAAGTTAAAATGCTGATCGACCAAATCAATGCACAATCAAAAGAGTATAATTTATTAGGTTATTATGCTGATGGAGTAGAGCCGGATACACTAATCAACGGATATCCGATATTAGGCCCGATCAAAGACCTGAACAAGGTGACAACAGAACTTTCTGTAGTTGCTGCTATCGGATTGCCATCCTTAAAAAAAGAGTTATTAAGTATTATTGATAATTCTTTGATCTCTTATGCTACACTTATCCATCCTAACGTTATAATCGGTAGTGATGACGTTACAATTGGTCAGGGCTCTATTATTTGTGCAGGATGTATAATCACTGTAAATATCAAAATTGGCGAACATGTAATATTCAACTTGGGATGTACAGTTGGTCATGATACTGTGATTGAAGATTATTGCTCATTTATGCCATCTGTCAACGTTTCCGGAGATGTTAATATTGGAGAATGCGTATATGTGGGAACCGGGGCCAAAATTATTAATAAACTGGAAATAGGAGAAAATACAATTATAGGAGCTGGATCTGTTGTGCATAAATCTTTGCCGGCAAATTGTACTGCAGTAGGTATTCCTGCAAAGGCAGTTAAGTTTCACGATTAAAGGCATATTGCCTAAAATAGAATTTTTTAAAAGTCACTAATTTATATGGAAGAAATAAAGTTTGTTAATAGCTTTGCACTACAATTTGATGAAACAGATCCTCAATCGATCAAGATTGATACTAATTTTAAGGATCTTGAAGAGTGGAGCTCTTTAACTGCATTGTCAATCATGGCAATGGTAGATGAGGAATACGGAGTTAATCTAACTGCTGAAGACCTGAAAAATTCAAACACATTAGGCGATATCTTCAATATTATCAGCTCGAAGGCCTAAATTATGTTCTCACTACGTGGTAAAACTTTTCTCGTTACTGGTGCCTCTTCAGGAATCGGTCAGCAAATCGCAATTTCTATCTCCAATCATGGTGGCAGGGTAATCGCTGCCGGCCGGGATATGAACCGTATTCAGGAAACTTTGAGTCTTCTTGAGGGAGAGGGGCATTCTTATCATTTATTTGATCTGTCTGACTATAAAGATATCACTGAATTTATCAGTAAGTCTGAAAAATTCGATGGTGTAGTTTTCAATGCTGGTGTAATAGATTATACACCAGTAAAGTTCATTAATGAGGCGAAAATGTTCAAGGTATTTGATGTCAATTTTAAAGGCTCGGTATTTCTAAGTCAGCAGCTTATCAAAAATAAGCTGATTAATAAAATGGGATCACTGGTGTTTATTTCTTCAATTTCATCAAAACTTGGCGTTCCGGGTACAGCCCTATACGCTTCTTCAAAAGCTGCACTAACGGCATATGCTAAAGTCGTTGCCTCAGAATTAGCCAATCAAAAAATTAGAGCTAATAGTATTTCTCCAGGAATAATTGTAACACCAATGACTGAAAAAGCAGCTGAGGCCGTTACTGATTCATCGGTTAAAGAAGCTGAAAAGGATTATCCTCTTGGATATGGTACGCCATTGGATGTTGCTGGCCTGGTTATTTACCTTTTGAGTGATGCAAGCCGGTGGATGACTGGTTCTGATTTAATTTTAGATGGTGGTTTAACGCTGAAATAGTAATTTATGAAAGCAAAAATAAAAGCAATTTCCTACTACTTACCTGAGAAAATACTGGGTAATGAAGAAATAAATACATTATTTCCGGAGTGGTCCGTAGATAAAATATCAAGTAAGACAGGGATTTACAGTCGCCATATTGCTGCAGAAGATGAATTCTCATCAGATATGGCTATAAAAGCGGCTGAAAACCTATTCTCGGAACATAATATAGATAGAAAGGATATTGATTTTATTCTTTTATGTACTCAAAGTCCTGATTATATTTTACCTACTACTGCCTGTATCATTCAGGATAAGCTGGGTATTCCAACTTCGGCCGGGGCCCTTGACTTTAACCTTGGGTGCTCAGGATATATTTATGGATTGGGGCTGGCGAAGGGATTGGTGTATGCAGGAATAGCGAAAAACATCTTATTATTGACGGCGGAAACCTATAGTAAATTCATTCATCCAAAAGATAAAAGTAACCTGACTATTTTTGGTGATGCAGCATCAGCAACGCTGATCACTGCTGGTGATGGATTCGCAGAGATAGGAGAATTTGATTTTGGAACTGATGGTAAAGGTGCTGAGAATTTGATCGTTAAAAAAGGCGGTGTCAAATTTCCTGGATTAAGTGACCAGAGCGAAGACGTAACTGATGAATTTGGTAACGTTAATAGCCCTGGGAAGTTGCATATGAATGGAGGTGAAATCTTCGGATTTACTTCTGGGGCTGTACCAAAGTTAATCCAGAATGTATTAACTAATAATAAGTTAGAACCTTCAGAGATTAATTTATATGTCTTTCACCAGGCAAATAAATATATGCTCAATCACCTTAGAAAAAAGATAAATATAGAAGAAGAGAAGTTTTTCTATTTTCTTAAAGATTGTGGCAATACCGTATCTTCTACTATACCAATAGCGTTGAAAGAAGCTGTGAAAGATGCTGATCTAAATGGAAATATCCTTTTAGCTGGCTTTGGTGTCGGTTATTCATGGGGTGGTTGTGTCCTTAATATAGGTTAAACTAATTACTATAAGAAAAGATGCCAGTCCAGAATTTAGCATCTTCCGCAAAGTGCGCAATAAAAAGTAATTCAAATTTTTAGGTTTTTCATACACTAATTGTACAAAACGTTCATTATTTAGGTCAGGCATGAATATATAGACATAATTATTTGATAAAATCTCAGGTTCTATTTTTGATATTTTCTTATTAAAATGGAAAATTATAAGTTATTTTTATTTGTATTTTTAACTATTTTTATCATTTATAGCGGTAATAGTGATAAATCTATTCTGTTATTTTAATAAATGAAAAGAGGTAATTTGAACTTGGTATGATTTTTTGATTAAATTCGTGGATTATTAAAATATAGAATCTTGTTCAGTCAGATAAACATAGTACCCAGATGGATAATATTTACGCTTGATTTAACGATATGCTTTATATCGTTAACACTTGCATACCTAATCAAAAGAAATTTTGATCTTTCTACTTTAGATTACGTAGAGTTTAGCAGAAATGTATTGGTTACCACCGTAATCAGCACACTGGTTTTTTTAAAGGTCAAAACCTTTTCGGGAATTATCAGGTATACGAGTGCTCAGGACACTTTCCGCATCTTATACGCGGTGATAGTAATTAATAGTACCTTTTTCCTGGTAAATAT is a window encoding:
- a CDS encoding NAD-dependent epimerase/dehydratase family protein, translating into MKLKIGITGQEGFVGQHLQHTINLFSEEFECVNFEKRFFENEAELSLFVGQCDIIVHLAAMNRHHDPQVIYDTNVGLVNKLITALEATNSKAHVFFSSSSQEEKDNLYGKSKKEGRELFINWAKRAGAKFTGFIIPNVFGPFGAPYYNSFIATFSHQLAHNEQPKIETDGIVKLIYVGDLINNIITEFRKGEGNDLLVIPHTDEHKVTTILSFLEGYKTQYLELGIVPEINSKFELNLFNTFRCYIDIKNHYPVKYVQHTDPRGVFVEVIRLNIGGQVSFSRTVPGITRGNHYHTRKIERFAVIKGKALIQLRRIGTDEVHDFYLDGEEPAYVDMPIWYTHNIKNIGEEELFTNFWINEFYDPSDPDTYFENV
- a CDS encoding UDP-GlcNAc--UDP-phosphate GlcNAc-1-phosphate transferase: MNIILLLVIFILLFITELIYFRIADKFNIIDQPNHRSSHTGITLRGGGIIFAMGMLFYPLYFGFEYSYFLLGLLAIALISFMDDIKPVSNKIRIVFHLIGVALMFYQLGLFNLPFYWIILALILVIGSINAINFMDGINGITGSYALITLCTLLYVNIYVAPFVASDLLIVAIISVIVFNFFNFRKKAKCFAGDVGSVSIAFIILFFLLKLMIKTEDFSYLLFLLLYGLDTVTTIFFRLIRKENIFDAHRSHFYQYWANERKMSHLVVSAIYAIVQLAINALILFLVPHTIFVICLSLVFSTVIFVILRYVQEGSERLTAH
- a CDS encoding NAD-dependent epimerase/dehydratase family protein, which encodes MKNILITGGAGFIGSNLALKLIDKGYTLTVLDNLSPQIHGENPYETSPLYKSIEGKVKFIKGSVTDKSAWEEALEGQDAVVHYAAETGTGQSMYEIHKYVDVNINGTALMLDILANSKAHNVKKVIVASSRSIYGEGKYESPEYGIVYPLHRKDDFMSKGDYDVKYKDSSDLTLLATDEESKIHPSSVYGITKQNQEQMVMTVCPTIGISAVAFRYQNVYGPGQSLKNPYTGILSIFSTQIKNGNTINIFEDGKESRDFVFIDDVVDATILGLEKDEANNEVFNVGTGVATDVMTVANSLVDCYKINVPINITGNYRLGDIRHNFADLNKIGTKLGFQPKVMFAEGIQKFTAWVNKQDIEEDNYSKSIEEMKEKGLFK
- the wecB gene encoding non-hydrolyzing UDP-N-acetylglucosamine 2-epimerase, yielding MKSRLKVMTVVGTRPEIIRLARVMAALDASDAIEHIIVHTGQNYDYELNQIFFDDLAIRKPDFFLNAAGATATETIGQILIKIDPLLASENPDAFLVLGDTNSCLCAIPAKKRQIPIFHMEAGNRCFDQRVPEETNRKIVDHISDINLTYSDIAREYLLREGMSADRIIKTGSPMFEVLGHYLPQIEKSDILTRLNLEKHKYFVISSHREENISSESNFTNLMKSLNLIAETYKFPIIVSTHPRTRNMIDAKKIEMRPEIQFLKPMGFNDYNALQMNSYAVLSDSGTISEESSTLNFPALNLREAHERPEAMEEASVMMVGMNPERIMQALIQLKYQKRGEERNFRKVADYSMPNVSDKVVRIIISYVDYIKRVVWSKESY
- a CDS encoding acetyltransferase; this encodes MKNIAIIGAGGFGREVKMLIDQINAQSKEYNLLGYYADGVEPDTLINGYPILGPIKDLNKVTTELSVVAAIGLPSLKKELLSIIDNSLISYATLIHPNVIIGSDDVTIGQGSIICAGCIITVNIKIGEHVIFNLGCTVGHDTVIEDYCSFMPSVNVSGDVNIGECVYVGTGAKIINKLEIGENTIIGAGSVVHKSLPANCTAVGIPAKAVKFHD
- a CDS encoding lipopolysaccharide biosynthesis protein, which encodes MIIREALKDKNILFFSVQTFDLEKEIINKLEEFGANVHYYDERPANNNFTKGIIRLKRSLYQTTIDNYYKNILNSVSQNVVFDYLFVNRGEVIPAFFLEEFRILQPDCEFIFYTWDSFTNHKHPITILKYFNRKLTFDPEDAVKYNINFRPLFYLDAYKDVKNEVLEYDTLFLGTAHSDRYKISSEIGQWCVKNNLKIFCYYYMHGRLVYLYKRIFDKTFKQFDYRKLSFKSLKLNDIVNLYRKSKVILDINHPHQKGLTMRTFEAIGARRKLITTNKEILKFPFYNPNNIYIIERDHILLDKAFFKTDYQDIENDIYDKLSMEGWLYNIFIDAEASFWNKCL
- a CDS encoding glycosyltransferase family 2 protein; amino-acid sequence: MEQRELLMDVSVIIPMYNAESSIQRCVSSVINQTYKGSVEIIIVNDGSTDNGKLLVDDYIVKNAHANIILIDKENGGVSSARNEGMKVSSGDFIAFLDSDDEWLPSKLQRQLEILEKDTSIDFLAGIIFEAPEEQSGRLKEIVLKNLIFKNYFQPSTVIMKKEVYATIGDFNESQRFAEEGNYFMRIASQFKCALLYEKLIVYGDGKSGFGESGLSANLLEMEKGELLNLRFAYTNGYINGPVYILAKSYSLLKYLRRILIVKMRKI
- a CDS encoding NAD-dependent epimerase/dehydratase family protein, which gives rise to MDSNILITGSSGFVGQNLIRYLSENGLSSKLISRQELYEINDKSIVNSQAIVHLAGKAHDLKKTSQPDEYYQVNFEITKKLYDIFLQSGAEKFIYLSSVKAIADTVEGVLTEDAVANPQTHYGKSKWQAEEYIKQQPLPAGKSYYILRPCMIHGAGNKGNLNLLYKFVQKGLPYPLAAFDNKRSFLSVDNLCFVIRELIISDKVSSGCYQVADDEALSTNEVISILNESLDKKPRLWKIPAKLIQTVAAIGDWLKLPLNTERLHKMTENYVVSNAKIKKALQAEFPLTARAGLRFTAESFKKTADY
- a CDS encoding DapH/DapD/GlmU-related protein, which gives rise to MISRYGVKGTIELLISLIYTKLFHSKSRIIRLPFDIRNKKYIDLGERLTTGAGCRLEAFPLDNKITLHIGKDVQINDYVHITAMEEVRIGNNVLLASKIYISDCSHGSYAGNEDDSSPEVPPVQRKLVAKPVIIEDNVWLGEFVSVLPGVTIGKGTIVGANSVVTKSLPPFVIAVGTPAIPIKRFNVETERWEKTNPDGSFITN